The Mesorhizobium koreense genome includes a window with the following:
- a CDS encoding TMEM175 family protein translates to MLRKATPERLSAFSDGVFAVLITVLVLDLRPPEHPTFVALLSLWPTWLSYAVSYLFIAIVWVNHHYLMRYATEATHRLLWFNFAHLFSMSLLPLATAWMAVSELAPQPVAFYAAVFFLVNATYICLIWELVGPGSGNEAPIPGRKIMRFRAIVTLCFFGAAAAIALRYPLVGLGICVLCLIGYLRPEPTYGKPLD, encoded by the coding sequence ATGCTTCGCAAGGCAACCCCGGAGCGATTGAGCGCGTTTTCCGACGGGGTCTTTGCGGTGCTTATTACGGTGCTGGTCCTGGACTTGCGGCCGCCCGAACATCCCACCTTCGTGGCGTTGCTGTCGCTCTGGCCCACATGGCTGAGTTATGCGGTGAGTTACCTGTTCATCGCTATTGTGTGGGTCAATCATCACTATCTGATGCGCTATGCCACGGAGGCGACCCATCGGCTCTTATGGTTCAATTTTGCTCACCTGTTTTCCATGTCGCTGCTTCCACTCGCTACGGCATGGATGGCTGTGAGTGAGCTTGCACCGCAGCCGGTCGCCTTTTACGCGGCGGTATTCTTCCTCGTGAACGCGACGTATATCTGCCTGATCTGGGAACTTGTCGGACCCGGTTCCGGCAACGAGGCTCCAATACCAGGGCGGAAGATCATGCGTTTCCGCGCCATCGTTACGTTATGCTTTTTCGGCGCAGCCGCGGCGATCGCATTGCGATACCCGCTTGTCGGGCTGGGTATCTGTGTCCTTTGCCTGATCGGCTATCTTCGACCCGAGCCCACATATGGGAAACCACTGGACTAG
- a CDS encoding TetR/AcrR family transcriptional regulator C-terminal domain-containing protein, with translation MDQLTERQKDVLDAALALMMEAGDQLTMAGVARRASCSKETLYKWFGDRDGLLTATVQWQASKVRVEPVDRARLDLAGLASVLKRFAADWLRVVSSPTSIALNRLAVAHAGSDKPGLGAIVLENGRFALARRLKPVLEAGREKGLLVFDDAEAAFRTFFGLVARDVQMRLLLGDPMKLTEAEIVGDAAEATRQFLALYGGDEE, from the coding sequence ATGGATCAGCTCACGGAGCGCCAGAAGGACGTGCTCGATGCGGCGCTCGCGCTCATGATGGAGGCGGGCGACCAGCTCACCATGGCGGGCGTGGCGCGGCGGGCGAGCTGCTCCAAGGAGACGCTCTACAAATGGTTCGGCGACCGCGACGGGCTCCTGACCGCGACGGTCCAGTGGCAGGCGTCGAAGGTGCGTGTCGAGCCGGTCGATCGCGCGAGGCTCGACCTTGCCGGGCTGGCTTCGGTGCTGAAGAGATTCGCCGCCGACTGGCTGCGGGTCGTCTCCAGTCCGACTTCGATCGCGCTCAACCGATTGGCGGTCGCGCATGCCGGATCCGACAAGCCCGGCCTTGGGGCGATCGTCCTCGAAAACGGGCGCTTCGCCCTTGCGCGGCGGCTGAAGCCGGTGCTTGAAGCGGGGCGGGAGAAGGGGCTTCTCGTCTTTGACGACGCGGAGGCGGCCTTCCGCACATTCTTCGGGCTGGTCGCCCGCGACGTACAGATGCGATTGCTTTTGGGCGACCCGATGAAATTGACTGAAGCGGAGATCGTCGGCGATGCCGCCGAGGCGACGCGGCAGTTCCTCGCTCTTTATGGAGGCGATGAGGAATGA
- the ilvC gene encoding ketol-acid reductoisomerase — protein MRVYYDRDADLNLIKGKKVVVIGYGSQGRAHALNMKDSGVKEVAVALRPGSATAKKAEADGFKVMSVADAAKWADLMMMATPDELQGDIYKNEIAPNIRDGAAIAFAHGLNVHFGLIEPKATVDVIMVAPKGPGHTVRSEYQRGGGVPCLVAVAQDASGNALDLGLSYASAIGGGRSGVIETTFQEECETDLFGEQVVLCGGLVELIRAGFETLVEAGYAPEMAYFECLHEVKLIVDLIYEGGIANMNYSISNTAEWGEYVSGPRIITADTKAEMKRVLKDIQSGKFTSEWMQEYRSGLARFKATRRLNDSHQIEEVGEKLRGMMPWISKNKLVDKERN, from the coding sequence ATGCGTGTCTATTACGATCGCGACGCCGATCTCAATCTGATCAAGGGCAAGAAGGTCGTCGTCATCGGCTATGGCAGCCAGGGCCGGGCGCATGCGCTCAACATGAAGGATTCGGGCGTCAAGGAAGTGGCCGTCGCGCTGCGTCCGGGCTCCGCTACCGCGAAGAAGGCCGAGGCCGACGGCTTCAAGGTGATGTCGGTCGCCGACGCCGCCAAATGGGCCGACCTCATGATGATGGCCACGCCCGACGAACTTCAGGGCGACATCTACAAGAACGAGATCGCGCCCAACATCCGCGACGGCGCCGCGATCGCCTTCGCCCACGGCCTCAACGTCCATTTCGGCCTGATCGAGCCGAAGGCGACGGTGGACGTCATCATGGTGGCGCCGAAGGGTCCCGGCCACACGGTGCGCTCGGAATACCAGCGCGGCGGCGGCGTGCCCTGCCTGGTCGCGGTCGCGCAGGACGCGTCCGGCAACGCGCTCGATCTCGGCCTCTCCTACGCCTCGGCCATCGGCGGCGGCCGCTCCGGCGTCATCGAGACGACCTTCCAGGAAGAGTGCGAGACCGACCTCTTCGGCGAGCAGGTGGTGCTCTGCGGCGGCCTGGTCGAGCTGATCCGCGCCGGCTTCGAGACGCTGGTCGAGGCCGGCTATGCGCCGGAAATGGCCTATTTCGAGTGCCTGCACGAGGTGAAGCTGATCGTCGACCTGATCTATGAGGGCGGCATCGCCAACATGAACTACTCGATCTCCAACACTGCCGAATGGGGCGAATACGTCTCCGGCCCGCGCATCATCACGGCCGATACCAAGGCGGAGATGAAGCGCGTGCTGAAGGACATCCAGAGCGGCAAGTTCACGTCGGAATGGATGCAGGAATACCGCTCCGGCCTCGCCCGCTTCAAGGCGACGCGCCGCCTGAACGACAGCCACCAGATCGAGGAAGTCGGCGAGAAGCTGCGCGGCATGATGCCGTGGATCTCCAAGAACAAGCTGGTCGACAAGGAACGGAACTAG
- a CDS encoding nucleotidyltransferase family protein has product MNRTDAILRLRQTEGAVRSMGATALYLFGSTVRDEAQLASDLDIFIDYDADRRFSLLDLVGIKQHLEEELAMTVDITTRNSLHPMLRADIEQSAIRVF; this is encoded by the coding sequence ATGAACAGGACCGATGCCATTTTGAGATTGCGCCAGACGGAAGGTGCCGTTCGTAGCATGGGCGCAACCGCGCTTTATTTGTTCGGGTCAACAGTCCGCGATGAAGCGCAGCTTGCCAGCGATCTGGACATTTTCATCGACTATGACGCCGATCGGCGCTTTTCGCTTCTCGACCTGGTCGGCATCAAGCAGCATCTGGAGGAAGAGCTTGCCATGACGGTCGATATCACGACCCGCAACAGCCTTCATCCGATGCTGCGGGCCGACATCGAGCAATCAGCCATTCGCGTATTCTGA
- a CDS encoding HepT-like ribonuclease domain-containing protein translates to MAKRKVGPVLAEIREAIEGIETYTAGKTLADFQRDWLLRLAVQRALEIISEAARHMPDELLAQASGVPWKKIRGIGNVLRHEYHKIADDVIWAVVVENIGPLKTAIDIISQHISGE, encoded by the coding sequence ATGGCGAAGCGGAAAGTCGGGCCGGTTCTGGCCGAAATCCGCGAGGCCATCGAAGGCATCGAAACTTACACGGCAGGTAAGACGCTGGCCGATTTTCAGCGCGATTGGCTGTTGCGGCTGGCAGTTCAAAGGGCTCTTGAGATCATTTCGGAAGCAGCCAGGCATATGCCGGACGAACTTCTGGCTCAGGCTTCCGGTGTTCCGTGGAAAAAGATACGTGGGATCGGCAATGTCTTGCGGCACGAGTACCACAAGATTGCCGATGACGTGATCTGGGCCGTCGTGGTCGAAAACATCGGCCCGCTGAAAACGGCCATCGATATCATCAGCCAACACATATCGGGGGAGTAG